A single Aspergillus chevalieri M1 DNA, chromosome 3, nearly complete sequence DNA region contains:
- the tktA gene encoding transketolase tktA (COG:G;~EggNog:ENOG410PGGV;~InterPro:IPR020826,IPR029061,IPR005478,IPR033248, IPR033247,IPR009014,IPR005474,IPR005475;~PFAM:PF02779,PF02780,PF00456;~go_function: GO:0003824 - catalytic activity [Evidence IEA];~go_function: GO:0004802 - transketolase activity [Evidence IEA]) has protein sequence MPYSEVDTLAINTIRTLAVDATFKANSGHPGAPMGMAPVSHVLFNKFMNFNPKNPDWANRDRFVLSNGHGCMLQYALLHLFGYDLSMDDLKNFRQLDSKTPGHPEAHDTPGIEVTTGPLGQGFANAVGLAIAQAQAAGTFNKPGYDLFNNYTYCFFGDGCAMEGVASEAASMAGHLKLGNLITIYDDNGISIDGDTKCAFTEDVMKRYEAYGWHTVHVKDGDNDLEAIEAAIRECQQVTDKPSVIKLTTTIGFGSKLQGTGGVHGNPLKADDCQGVKSLFGFNPEESFVVPQQVYDLYHQHAAEGAAKEQEWNQLLQKYASEHKAEHDDLVRRLSGKLPEGWEKSLPTYKPSDAAIASRKLSEAVLEKIHDVIPELVSGSADLTGSNNTRWKNAVDFQPPEYGIGEWSGRYLRYGVREHAMAAVMNGLAAYGTVIPASGTFLNFVSYAAGAVRLSALSRVRVIHVATHDSIGLGEDGPTHQPIETLTHFRALPNCMVWRPADGNETSAAYYMALTSKHTPSILALTRQNLPQLENSTIESAIKGAYVAVDAPNAAVTLISTGSEVSIAIDAATSLKEKHGVVARVVSAPCFEVFDAQPKEYKLQVLPDGIPVLSIEAASTMGWERYSHEQFGLNRFGASAPYKQVYEKFEFTPEGISKRALATIDFYKGHSVRSPINRAFQQIL, from the exons ATGCCGTACTCCGAAGTTGACACATTGGCCATCAACACCATCCGTACCCTTGCGGTCGATGCTACCTTCAAGGCCAACTCGGGTCACCCCGGTGCTCCTATGGGCATGGCCCCCGTTTCCCACGTCCTCTTCAACAAATTCATGAACTTCAACCCCAAGAACCCTGACTGGGCCAACCGGGACCGTTTTGTCCTTTC CAACGGTCACGGCTGCATGCTCCAATAtgccctcctccacctcttCGGCTACGACCTCTCAATGGATGACCTGAAGAACTTCCGT CAACTCGACAGCAAGACCCCCGGTCACCCCGAAGCTCACGACACCCCCGGTATTGAGGTCACCACTGGTCCTCTTGGTCAGGGTTTCGCCAACGCTGTTGGTCTTGCCATTGCCCAGGCCCAGGCTGCTGGTACCTTTAATAAGCCCGGCTATGACCTCTTCAACAACTACACCTACTGCTTCTTCGGTGACGGCTGTGCTATGGAGGGTGTTGCCAGCGAGGCTGCCTCTATGGCCGGTCACTTGAAGCTTGGTAACCTCATCACCATCTACGATGACAACGGTATTTCCATTG ATGGTGACACCAAGTGCGCCTTCACCGAGGACGTTATGAAGCGCTACGAGGCCTACGGCTGGCACACCGTCCACGTCAAGGACGGTGACAACGACCTTGAAGCCATCGAGGCTGCCATCCGCGAGTGCCAGCAGGTCACTGACAAGCCCTCCGTCATCAAGCTCACTACCACCATTGGTTTCGGTTCCAAGCTCCAGGGTACCGGTGGTGTCCACGGTAACCCCCTCAAGGCCGACGACTGCCAGGGTGTCAAGTCGCTCTTCGGTTTCAACCCCGAGGAGAGCTTCGTCGTTCCCCAACAGGTCTATGACCTCTACCACCAGCACGCCGCCGAGGGTGCTGCTAAGGAGCAGGAGTGGAACCAGCTCCTCCAGAAGTACGCCTCTGAGCACAAGGCTGAGCACGATGACCTCGTCCGCCGTCTCTCTGGCAAGCTCCCCGAGGGATGGGAGAAGAGCCTCCCCACCTACAAGCCCAGCGACGCTGCCATTGCTTCTCGTAAGCTGAGCGAGGCTGTCCTTGAGAAGATCCACGACGTCATCCCCGAGCTCGTCTCTGGCTCTGCTGACTTGACTGGCTCCAACAACACCCGCTGGAAGAACGCCGTCGACTTCCAGCCCCCTGAGTACGGTATTGGTGAGTGGTCCGGCCGCTACCTGCGCTACGGTGTTCGTGAGCACGCCATGGCTGCCGTCATGAACGGTCTCGCTGCCTACGGTACCGTTATCCCCGCCTCCGGTACCTTCCTGAACTTTGTCTCCTACGCTGCCGGTGCCGTCCGTCTCTCGGCCCTCTCTCGCGTCCGTGTCATCCACGTCGCTACCCACGACTCCATCGGTCTGGGTGAGGACGGTCCTACCCACCAGCCTATTGAGACCCTCACTCACTTCCGTGCCCTCCCCAACTGCATGGTCTGGCGTCCCGCCGACGGCAACGAGACCAGCGCTGCCTACTACATGGCTCTGACCTCCAAGCACACCCCCTCCATCCTCGCCCTCACCCGTCAGAACCTGCCCCAGCTGGAGAACTCGACCATTGAGTCCGCCATCAAGGGTGCCTACGTCGCCGTCGATGCCCCCAACGCTGCTGTCACTCTGATCTCCACCGGTTCCGAGGTCAGCATCGCCATCGACGCCGCCACCTCCCTCAAAGAGAAGCACGGCGTTGTTGCCCGTGTCGTCTCCGCTCCTTGCTTTGAGGTCTTCGACGCTCAGCCCAAGGAGTACAAGCTCCAGGTTCTCCCCGACGGCATCCCCGTCCTGTCTATCGAGGCTGCCTCGACCATGGGCTGGGAGCGCTACTCGCACGAGCAGTTCGGTCTCAACCGCTTCGGTGCCTCTGCTCCTTACAAGCAGGTGTACGAGAAGTTCGAGTTCACCCCTGAGGGCATTAGCAAGCGCGCTCTTGCCACCATTGACTTCTACAAGGGTCACTCTGTGCGCTCGCCTATCAACCGTGCTTTCCAGCAGATTCTGTAA